One genomic segment of bacterium includes these proteins:
- a CDS encoding isoprenylcysteine carboxylmethyltransferase family protein has product MDPINIIILLNVIATFGANVTGAKRGLKSTVSEIKEKPKTYLQKLPPVISMLSLVALILAVFQIGTLEYIEEYNLIRYIGLAVYLVFSWIQVWSFKTLGDNYSQDIMIKKNHELVTKGPFSLIRHPQYMCQILLDLGAAAATFGLIVGLLALIEIPIYIMRASMEDKLLAKYFTEKFSDYKKKSGFMFPFIG; this is encoded by the coding sequence ATGGATCCAATCAATATAATTATACTGCTGAATGTCATTGCAACTTTTGGTGCGAATGTTACGGGGGCAAAGCGTGGTCTTAAATCAACAGTTTCTGAAATAAAAGAAAAACCAAAGACATATCTGCAGAAGTTACCTCCTGTTATATCGATGCTATCGCTCGTTGCATTAATACTTGCAGTTTTTCAGATAGGTACGCTGGAATACATAGAAGAATATAATTTAATACGATACATTGGACTGGCAGTTTACCTTGTTTTTTCATGGATTCAGGTCTGGTCATTTAAAACACTCGGTGATAATTATTCACAGGATATAATGATCAAAAAAAATCACGAACTTGTTACAAAAGGACCTTTCTCATTGATAAGACATCCGCAATATATGTGTCAGATTTTACTTGACCTTGGTGCAGCTGCGGCAACTTTCGGATTAATTGTAGGATTATTAGCTTTGATTGAAATACCAATTTACATAATGAGAGCCTCGATGGAAGATAAGCTGCTTGCAAAATATTTTACGGAAAAGTTTTCAGATTACAAAAAGAAAAGCGGATTTATGTTTCCTTTCATTGGATAG